A genomic window from Flintibacter sp. KGMB00164 includes:
- a CDS encoding HAD family phosphatase, with translation MLFFDLDGTLLDSNGVWMDIDVEFLGRQGISPVPADYTDYVAHHSAPDAARYTKERFGLPHSPQEILDAWMELAREAYAHTLPLKPGAKEFLLRCHQAGERMAVLTSCMPPLCQAALERHGLLPLLERVITTKELGLEKRDSNLYRRAAEEMGVACGDCLLFEDAPDYCAAARQAGWSVAGVKDALFEGREAELQGLCHYWVETFQTLPPELEKRIFQGET, from the coding sequence ATGCTGTTTTTTGATCTGGACGGCACCCTGCTGGACTCCAACGGGGTGTGGATGGACATCGATGTGGAATTTTTAGGGCGGCAGGGGATTTCCCCGGTACCGGCCGACTATACCGACTATGTGGCCCACCACAGTGCACCGGACGCCGCCCGCTACACAAAAGAGCGCTTTGGACTGCCCCATAGTCCGCAGGAGATTTTAGATGCCTGGATGGAACTGGCCCGGGAGGCCTACGCCCACACGCTGCCTCTGAAGCCGGGAGCAAAAGAGTTTTTGCTGCGCTGCCATCAGGCGGGGGAGCGGATGGCGGTGCTTACCTCCTGCATGCCGCCCCTTTGCCAAGCGGCTCTGGAGCGCCACGGCCTGCTGCCGCTTCTGGAGCGGGTCATTACTACCAAGGAACTGGGCCTGGAAAAGCGCGACTCGAACCTCTACCGCCGGGCAGCGGAGGAGATGGGAGTGGCCTGTGGAGACTGCCTGCTCTTTGAGGACGCTCCGGACTACTGTGCTGCCGCCCGCCAGGCGGGCTGGTCGGTGGCGGGGGTAAAGGACGCCCTGTTTGAAGGTCGGGAAGCGGAGCTTCAAGGGCTGTGCCACTACTGGGTGGAAACCTTCCAGACCCTGCCCCCGGAGCTGGAAAAGCGGATCTTTCAAGGAGAAACATGA